tttaccaattaagttTTCAGTACATACCCATATACATATGGCTTCTTGTGgctcatactttttttttattggtctgATTGGCCAATTGCTAATCACTTATGTAACATAACCTTACAGAAAACAGGCCTTGTACTACTCTCTTAGCTACATGGACCTTTAATTCCCATAATGGACCATCAAAGTTTTTGCCAAGTCAATGATGTGGTTAATTGTTTTTACAGGAAAAACTAAGTCATCTACAACAATTATCGCCATTGCTGTCCCAATTTCTGTTGCTATGGTGCTTTTTGCCATTGGAGTTTGCTTCCTCCGTAGAACAAGCAAGAAATACAATAAATTTCTGGAACCAAATGGTAAAAAATAGTTATCTGATCATCATATGTCATCATCCTTAAACATTTGTCCataaattttttgtcatttcgagaattcaaaatatttaatgTTTGGTTGTGTAGCTGGGATTGAAATAACAGCCGTAGAGTCCTTGCAATTTGACCTGGTTACAATTGAAACTGCCACGAACAAGTTCTCGGATGATAATAAGATTGGTAAAGGTGGTTTTGGTACAGTTTACAAGGTAGGaatatagttttatatatatatatatatatttcaataaatagtttttaattagATGGCATTATAGTACTTAAAGTTACACTAAGTGTAAGTTATTCCTAACCCTATATATTTCTAGGGTACTTTTCTCATGGACAAGAAATAGCAGTGAAGAGACTATCCAAAAGCTCTGTGCAAGGTGCAATAGAATTTAAGAATGAGATTGTACTGgtcagggacggagccaggatTTTAAGTTAAGGGGGGCGACTTTGACCTCTAGTTTGGCAGCTTCTTAGttgtggagtttttttttttttaatttttaatgtgtgcatttgctaggtaaagacaaaattattctatttaaaactttttaaagggcaattatttatttgagtaaaattggttaattagacttaattttttttagctttgctattggtgatttttgttgttgcacaaatgtttttgggctagtatatgttgttttagattttagatctataaaattttaatggcctttaaaatgagaaaagtgctagaagtatattgatgatatagtgagtgattattgataagtaaaaaagttatgcaagtaataaacccagatgcgaaccaataagaatttgtatttcaacagtttataaaaatattgtaaataagtttgtatctttaacgttactctaaaaagattcaataatattgttaatagggtaaaatgtaattttatagaataaaattgctaaaattaatgcatatatatatataaatttttttttttttaaattaggggggGCCACTGCCCCCCTTGGTCAATGAATGCCTCCGTCCCTGGTACTGGTTGCCAAGCTTCAACACAGGAATCTAGTGAGACTCTTGGGATTTTGCTTGGAAGGAGAAGAAAAGATACTTATTTATGAATACGTGCCTAACAGAAGCCTTGATTAATTTTTATTCGGTTTGGCCAATCTAAACTGTTCttgatttattttcaattttgtgtcaaagGAAATGCATGGTAGGCTAGAAGTTTATACAATGACATACATGATACATTACTTTAAAATCGCTTGACATCTTAAGGCACAGATGTTTCAATGATCTGCTTGTCATGAACTTTCCACAAGCTGAATACTGCTAATTAACAAGctgaaaatttacaaaataatgaGAATATATGAAGTTGATCTTTTGAattgaattaaataattttatcatcCTATTGAGTCTCGTTCATTTATGAgttgaatatttaattttaaagaaattaatagACTTAGAGAGGCAAGGGCAAATGGATTGATAGAGTAGTTACAAGATTATAGGAGGGATCAGTTGAGGGATTCTCTATCTTCATGAAGATTCTTGGTTTAGAATTGAACAACATGATCTTAAAGCTAGCAATGTTTTGTTTGATGCCAATATGAATCCAAAGATtttagattttgtcatggcaagGATATTTGTAGTGGATCAAGGTCAAGGAAATACAAATAGAATCGTTGGAACATAGTAAGTTTTAAATTGCTTTATTTAACCCTACTTAATCTAAATCAACAAAAACACTTACTATCTTTTGCAGTATGTCAAAGTTATCAGAAAAGGAAAGGTGTATACTTTTTAAGGTGATTGATTGCTTGAAAAACAAAAGACTTTACAATTATGCTACTATAATTGGTTTCCAAAATCTTACTTGTTGATATTGTCGTATTGATGGTACTCGTTGGTAGTGGTTACATGTCTCCAGAGTATGCAATGCAAGGACGATTCTCAGTAAAGTCTGACGTGTTTAGTTTTGGTGTCCTAATTCTAGAGATTATAAGTGGCAAGAAGAACAATTGTTTCTATCAGTCAGAACATGATGAGGACCTCTTAAGCTATGTGAATGTGGATCAAATTATCTCAATTTTGTGTTAAACTTTATGAATGCCAATATAATTAGTTCTAACTGCTTAAGAGAAAAGATAATTGGGGTGGTTGTGGCTGGCCAGGGtcctataaatagaaaaacGTAATGATTTTGAATATTATCTTTGCAGACTTGGAAACAATGGAAAAATGGGACACCCATTGAATTGCTGGATCCAACTATAAGAGGTTCCCATTCAAGAAATGAAGTCATTAGATGCATCCATATTGGGTTATTGTGTGTTCAAGAAAACCCAGCCAACCGACCTACAATGGCAACGGTAGTTCTCATGCTTGACAGTTATTCTGTTAGCCTGCAGTTACCCCAGCAGCCAGCATTTTTGCTTCGGAATAAAGCAAACAGGAATATGCCAAAAAGGGAGCTGCAACATGATAGTCTTTCAAGCCAGTCGGTGCCATTGTATCCTCGATAGTGTAAGGAAGCAAGCTGTTAACCAATTTCAGTTACTTATTTTATGTACCATGTGATGAAACTAGAACTCATAGCTACACATGGCTTTGGTTGGTTTAAGGAATGTATAGTGTTGTCTTTAGGACAAAAAGTCTGAGTTACTAGTCCTTTAGTACGAGAATAAGTACATACATGTTGGAATCTTCTCTTTTCTCTG
The sequence above is drawn from the Castanea sativa cultivar Marrone di Chiusa Pesio chromosome 5, ASM4071231v1 genome and encodes:
- the LOC142635970 gene encoding cysteine-rich receptor-like protein kinase 10, whose protein sequence is MVLVGSGYMSPEYAMQGRFSVKSDVFSFGVLILEIISGKKNNCFYQSEHDEDLLSYTWKQWKNGTPIELLDPTIRGSHSRNEVIRCIHIGLLCVQENPANRPTMATVVLMLDSYSVSLQLPQQPAFLLRNKANRNMPKRELQHDSLSSQSVPLYPR